A region of the Glycine soja chloroplast, complete genome genome:
TGGGCGAACGACGGGAATTGAACCCGCGCATGGTGGATTCACAATCCACTGCCTTGATCCACTTGGCTACATCCGCCCTTATACTATGTAAAAATGATCTATATATAAAATTCTATCCTTTCGTTCGTTATCATTCTTTTTTCCTTTTAAGATAGGAAAAATGCTAAAGAATCGCGAAAGAAATCAAAAACTTATGTATAAATATTTATAAATAAAAAGATTACTAATCAAATAAATAAAAGTAAAGGGGCAATATCAAAAAAGTTGATATTGCCTTTTACTTTCAAAAACTAATCTACCTTAAGATCAAAATTTTATCCATTAATAGATGGAGCGTCGATCGCAGCTAGATCTAGAGGGAAATTATGAGCATTACGTTCATGCATTACTTCCATACCAAGGTTAGCTCGGTTAATAATATCAGCCCAGGTATTAATTACACGACCTTGACTATCAACTACGGATTGGTTGAAATTGAAACCATTTAAGTTGAAAGCCATAGTGCTGATACCTAAAGCGGTAAACCAAATACCTACTACAGGCCAAGCAGCTAAGAAGAAATGTAAAGAACGAGAATTGTTGAAACTTGCATATTGGAAGATCAATCGGCCAAAATAACCATGAGCAGCTACAATATTATAGGTTTCTTCCTCTTGACCAAATCTGTAACCTTCATTAGCAGATTCATTTTCTGTGGTTTCCCTGATCAAACTAGAAGTTACCAAGGAACCATGCATAGCACTGAATAGGGAGCCGCCGAATACACCAGCTACACCTAACATGTGAAATGGATGCATAAGAATATTATGCTCAGCCTGAAATACAATCATAAAATTGAAAGTACCTGAAATTCCTAGAGGCATACCATCTGAAAAGCTTCCCTGACCAATAGGATAGATCAAGAAAACAGCAGTAGCGGCTGCAACAGGAGCTGAATATGCAACAGCAATCCAAGGACGCATACCCAAACGAAAACTAAGTTCCCACTCACGCCCCATGTAGCAAGCTACACCAAGTAAGAAGTGTAGAACAATTAGTTCATAAGGACCGCCGTTGTATAACCATTCATCAACAGATGCCGCTTCCCAAATAGGATAAAAGTGCAAACCTATAGCCGCAGAAGTAGGAATAATGGCACCAGAAATGATATTGTTTCCATAAAGTAGAGATCCAGAAACAGGCTCACGAATACCATCAATATCTACTGGAGGGGCAGCAATAAAAGCGATAATAAATACAGAAGTTGCGGTCAATAAAGTAGGAATCATCAAAACACCAAACCATCCAATGTAAAGACGATTTTCGGTGCTGGTTATCCAGTTACAGAAGCGACCCCATAGGCTTTCGCTCTCGCGTCTCTCTAAAATTGCAGTCATGGTAAAATCTTGGTTCATTTAATCATTAGGGACTCCCAAGCACCAAAATTATCTAGAATTAGAAAATTTGAGGACTTGTTATTCAACAGTATAACATGACTTATATACCAGTGTCAACCAATACCAATATCCATAGTAAGTATGCTCTTATTTAGATTTATCCGAATTTACTTTTTTACCTCATTTCATTCATTAAAAATGAGTTTATTTTCTATGGATCGCTATAATTCTATATATAGAATTTCGATATATTAATTCTAGTGGGTTGCCCGGGACTCGAACCCGGAACTAGTCGGATGAAGTAGATAATTTATTCTTTAATCAAATTCAAGAATAAAACAATAAAAAATCCCTCCCCAAACCGTGCTTGCATTTTTCATTGCACACGGCTTTCCCTATGCATACATCTAAACCGGAATTACTTCCCTAGGAAAAGACTCTAAGAAAGTCAAATAGTCAATTAATGAACCCCGAATCTTGACTCTTACTCCGTGAGCATTTCAAAATCCTATAGATATAGAATACTAAAAAATATAGAATACTAAAAAAATGATTTTTTTGTTTATCTTCATTTAATAAGAATTTCGATTTACCTATTTACACCGATTTACAAAGTATCATAACCTATTTTATATTAGAAATGATTGACGAAATCGTTTCTGACAAGAATATCCAAATACCAAATCCGACCTATATATAACCTCTGCAAAGTAAAAGAAGTTCTTGGAAAAATCAAAGAAAAAGTCTCTTCTTCTTCTGTAAAGAATTCTTCCAATAATTTTTCTGACCCTAATCTTTTCAAAAAAGTGCGCGCAGTACTTTTGTGCTTACGAGCCAAAGTTTTTATACAAGAAAGCCGAAGTATATATCTTATTTGATACAAACTCTTTTTTTTTGCGGATCCATTGTAATAATGAGAAAAATTTCGGCATATCCGCAAAAACCGGTCAATAATATCAAAATCAGATAAATTGGCCCAAACCGGCTTACTAATGGGATGGCCAAATACATTACAAAATTTTGCTTTCGCCAATGATCTAATTAGAGGAATAATTGGAACTATTGTATCAAGCCTTTTCATAACCATTTTTATTAGAAATGAATTTTGCAACATCTGATTTCGTACCACTGAAAGATTGGGCCGAATACTTAAAAAATAGCCCAAAAAGTGAAATGAATGTTGGGATAATTGGTTTATATGGATCGTTCCTGGTCGAGACCAAATATCAAAATGACATTGCCATAAATAGATAAAATAGTATTTCCATTTATTTATCAAAAGAGGAGTATTCTTTGAAACCAAAATGGATTTTCCTTGATATCTAACATAATGCATGAAAGTATCCTTAAAGAATGATAAGGTATATGAACAATCCTTAACAGATACTTCTACAAGATGTTCTATTTTTTCATAGAAAAAAATTCGCTCAAAAAAAACGCGAAAATATTTTAATCGTAACTTAGAGGATTTGTTACGTAGAAAAAGAAAGATAGATTCATATTCCCATACATATAAATTATATAGGAACAAAAAAAATCTTGGATTACTTTTTGAAAAAAAAGTAGAAATCCATTTTTTTGGAGTAAAAATACTATTCCAATTATAATAATAAGAAAAAAAAAACCTTAATAAATGAAAGAAAGAGACATCTTTTATCCAATATCGAAGGATTTGAACCAAGATTTCCAGGTGGATAGGATAGGGTATTCGTATATCTGACTCATGATTTAAATATATCAGTTTATCTTCGAAAAAGGGAAAAATGGAATGAATTGATCGCAAATTATTATAAGATTTTACGATTTCGAATTCCCTTAAGGAAGATATACAAAATTGTAGGGAAAATAGAATCTCCACGACGACAACAAAACCTTCTAATATTATTTGAGAATAAAAATGATTGTTATAACCCATAAAAGGATTTTTGTTAGAATCGTTAGTAAAAATGATGAAATGAGTCTGTTGATACATTCGAGTAATTAAACGTTTTACAATTAGTAAACTAAATTTATTGTTATAACCGACATTTTCTACAAAAATGGACCCATGACCACAAGCTAGTCCGTAAATAGATTCCCGGAAAAAAAGAGGGTATAGGGTGTCCTGGTGTCGAGATCTATGGAGTTCTAAATATGCTCGAGATTCCTCCATTTAAAATTAAAAAAGTCTATTTAGTCAAACAAAGAATCAGAGATTCATTGGATTATCAAATGATACATAGTGCGATATGATCAAAACAGGGAATTATAGGTATATGTATATATACCTACAAAACAAGTAAAAATCATCAACGGACTCTCTCTAATCGCTTTTCCACCTAATTTTTGTTCTAGGATAACAAGCTAGTTAGGAATCCTTTATTTTTTTTCAACCTAATCGCTCTTTTGATTTTGGAAAAAATATCTTTATCAATATACTCTTTCTTTTACACATTTATCGCTACCCAAAAATATAATGGAAAATAGCTATATAGTTAGGACTCATAACAAAAATAAATAATCCATTCACCGGAAAAGCTTTTCCCATATCAAGCACTAATATCTTTTTAACGTACAATTAGATGGGGTAATCATTCAAATAAAAAAAATGAAAGCTCGTTGCTTTTTGTTTCCCTATTATAATTGGAGTCACCAAGCTCTATCCCTTTATTAATTAAACCCAACTGAATTTTTTTGTTCCGAGCCAAGAATTCACAAACAAAAATTCTGGCCGGATCCTATAAGAGAATGAAATATTTTTAGAATTCTTCATCGATACGACATGCTACTTTTTCCATTCATTCCTTTATGGATCAGTCGTGGTTTTACAAGCTCTACCAATGGTATGGACGAACCGATTGCTTCATAGAAATGTGTAAAAAATAGAATCGCTCTTAAAAGCCGAGTACTCTACCATTGAGTTAGCAACCCCAATACAATTTAGAAAATAACGTGGGTGTATATATCCAATCGCAATAAAAACAATAAAATGAAAAGATTGAATTGTCTAATAAAATATCAGACATTCAAAAAAATAGAAAAACTCAAAATGTTGAAGTCGAATTGATTCTCAACATACAAATGAACAGATAAAACAAAAAAAAAATTCTAAAAAAAAATGGTATACCACCTCTTTATCTACTATGTTATACATTATTATATATAATTATTATATATAATTGAATTACTTACCTTTTAATCAAAAAAGAATTTATTGGTTGTATCGCAGAAAATCCAATGAACCTACCATTTGATGAAGTAATAAAGCCTATTTCACGTGAGTAAATTGATCAATTTACTCACGATCGGATTATATTTATTTGATACACTATTGTCAATATTAGTATTGAAAAAGAATACAATCGAGAAAACAAACGAATAAAAT
Encoded here:
- the psbA gene encoding photosystem II protein D1, translating into MTAILERRESESLWGRFCNWITSTENRLYIGWFGVLMIPTLLTATSVFIIAFIAAPPVDIDGIREPVSGSLLYGNNIISGAIIPTSAAIGLHFYPIWEAASVDEWLYNGGPYELIVLHFLLGVACYMGREWELSFRLGMRPWIAVAYSAPVAAATAVFLIYPIGQGSFSDGMPLGISGTFNFMIVFQAEHNILMHPFHMLGVAGVFGGSLFSAMHGSLVTSSLIRETTENESANEGYRFGQEEETYNIVAAHGYFGRLIFQYASFNNSRSLHFFLAAWPVVGIWFTALGISTMAFNLNGFNFNQSVVDSQGRVINTWADIINRANLGMEVMHERNAHNFPLDLAAIDAPSING
- the matK gene encoding maturase K gives rise to the protein MEESRAYLELHRSRHQDTLYPLFFRESIYGLACGHGSIFVENVGYNNKFSLLIVKRLITRMYQQTHFIIFTNDSNKNPFMGYNNHFYSQIILEGFVVVVEILFSLQFCISSLREFEIVKSYNNLRSIHSIFPFFEDKLIYLNHESDIRIPYPIHLEILVQILRYWIKDVSFFHLLRFFFSYYYNWNSIFTPKKWISTFFSKSNPRFFLFLYNLYVWEYESIFLFLRNKSSKLRLKYFRVFFERIFFYEKIEHLVEVSVKDCSYTLSFFKDTFMHYVRYQGKSILVSKNTPLLINKWKYYFIYLWQCHFDIWSRPGTIHINQLSQHSFHFLGYFLSIRPNLSVVRNQMLQNSFLIKMVMKRLDTIVPIIPLIRSLAKAKFCNVFGHPISKPVWANLSDFDIIDRFLRICRNFSHYYNGSAKKKSLYQIRYILRLSCIKTLARKHKSTARTFLKRLGSEKLLEEFFTEEEETFSLIFPRTSFTLQRLYIGRIWYLDILVRNDFVNHF